TGTTCCGCAGGAGCGACGCGAGGTCGAAGTTCGCCGTGATCCGCTCGCGACAGCGCTCGCGCACGTCGGCGTCGCGGGCGACGCGGAGGCTCCGCGCCCACGCATCGGCGAGCGCGGCGTGGTCGCCGATCGGCACCGACTCGCCCGTGTCGCCCACCACGCGCGCCGCGTCGCCGACGTCGGTCACCACGCACGCCGTACCGCACGCCATCGCCTCGCCGACGACGTTCGGGAAGCCCTCGCCGAAGCGGGAGCAGAGCGTGAGCAGGTCGAGCGCGTTGTACACGGCCTCGACGTCGCGCCGTGGCGGGGACCACTTGATGCGATCGGCCACGCCCAGCTCCGTGGCGAGCGCCGTCACGCCGTCGACGTACGCGGCAGGGCCCTCGCCGACGAACACGAACCGCGTGGCGGGACACGAGGAGACGAGCCGCGCCGCGGCGCGCACGAACGTCGCGTGATCCTTCATCGCGTCCCACCGGCCGACGAGGCCGATGACCGGCGCGTCGACGTCGATCCCCCACTCCGCTCGCGCACGCACGCCCGCCGCGGGATCGGGGCGGAAGCGGCAGACGTCGATGCCGTTAGGCACCACGGTCATGCGCTCGGCCGGATACCCCTGCGCCGCATGGAACTCGGCCCCGACCCACGAGTTGCAGATGATGAGGTCCGCCGCGCGCGCCGCGACCCGCGTGGCCGCGAACAGCGAGCGCGCGGCGCGGTCGTACACCGAGAAGTCCACCGACGACGCCCGCACGCCCCACACCACGCGCGCGCCGCGCAGCAGCGGTCGCAGCACGGCGAGCAGCAGGTTCGCGTCGGGCAGATAGCCGTGCACGATCGCGGGCCGCTCCGCGCGCAGCACGGCGAGCAGCCGCCGGCCGAAGCCGACGACGTCCCACCGGTCCCGCTTCCCGACCACCACGTGGCGCACGCCGGCGCGCTCCAGCTCCGCGTCGAGCGCGTGGCCGCCGTAGAACGTCACGACCACCACGTCGCGACCCGCGGCGTGCATGCCGCGCGCGAGCTCCACCAACTGACGCTGTGCACCACCGACGCCGAGCGACCGGATGAGGAACGCGATCCGGCCACCGCTCATGCGTCGCGTCGGAACACGAACTCGTTGCACCCGTGCTTGCCGGCCACGGTGACGAGCGTCTGCAGGGAGAAGCCGCGCGGCTTCAGGAAGCGGAAGATCTCCTCCGGCGACGCGACCTCGAACGGATAGCCGCCCACCCAGTCGGCCACGTCGCGGTAGATGCTCATGCCGCGCCGCTCCTGCCCGCGGTAGCGCGCCAGCGGCGACCGGCCGCGCAGCACGTCCGCCACGAGCAGCTCCGTCGCGAAGAACGCGAAGAAGCCCCAGTGCAGCAGCGCCTTCGCCGGCGCCGGCGCGTGGTTGTACACGCGCTTCACACCCGTCCAGTAGCCGGACAGGAACGGCTGCTTGTTGTAGATGGCGATGAACAGCCGACCGCCGGGCGCGACGGGCAGCGTCGCGTGCTCGATCGCCGTCCACATCTGCCCCGTGTGATGCAGCACGCCCCACGAGTAGACGACGTCGAACGTGCCGAGCGAGCGCACGTAGTCGGCGTCGAGCACGGAGCCTTCCTCCACCGTCCACGCGGCGTCGTCCGCGAAGTAGCGGCGACGCAGCTCACGCGTGCACGCCACCGAGTGCGGGTCGTAGTCGAACGAGTGGACCCGCGCGCCGAGCCGGCGCGCGGCGAGGCTGAACAGACCGCTGCCCGATCCGATGTCGAGGAACCGCTTGCCGTCGAGGCGACCGTCCGGTCCCAGCTCCAGCATCTGCCGGAGCGACTGCTCGGCTTCGGCGATGCGCTCGTCGTTCAGCACGGCGAGGAACCGGCTCCAGTTCTTGCCGAACTCGAACCGCTCGCCGCGCGCGACCTCCTCGGCGTGTGCCTGCGTCGCGACCGCGCCGTTCATCGATCACCTCGCGGCGCGGCCGGCGACGCACGCTCGAACACGAACTCGTTGCATCCGACGCCGTTGCCGCACGTCTTGAGTCGCCGCAGCTCGTAGCCGCGGCCGCGGAAGAACGCGAAGATCTCCTCGGGCTTCGCAACTTCGAACGGGTAGCCGCCGACCCAGTCGATCCAGTCGTGCAGCATCGACATGCCGCGCTCGCGCCGCTTCAGGCGATAGCGGCGCGCGGGGTTCGTGAGCGTGAGCACGTCCTTCACGCCGCCCTTCACCACCTGCCCGGCGATGAAGCCGCCCGCGATGAGCCACTTGCCGGGACGCGGCGCGCTCACGTACGCGCGCTTCAGCCGCTTGTAGAACGACGACCAGTAGATCTGGTGGTTGTAGATCGCGACGAACAGCCGGCCGCCGGGCGCCACGGCGCTCTCCGCGTTCGCGAGCGCGGTCCACATCTGCCCCGTGTGATGCAGCACGCCCCACGAGTAGACGACGTCGAACGTGCCGAGCGAGCGCACGTAGTCGGCGTCGAGCACGGAGCCTTCCTCCACCGTCCACGCGGCGTCGTCCGCGAAGTAGCGGCGACGTAGCTCGCGCGTGCACGCCACCGAGTGCGGGTCGTAGTCGAACGAGTGGACGCGCGCGCCGAGCCGGCGCGCGGCGAGGCTGAACAGACCACTTCCCGAGCCGATGTCCAGGAAGCGGACGCCGTCCAGCCGGCCGTCGGCTCCGAGATCGAGCATCTCGCGCAGCGAGCGCTCGGCCTCCGCGATCCGATCCTCGTCGAGGACGTGAAGGAACCGGC
This DNA window, taken from Gemmatirosa kalamazoonensis, encodes the following:
- a CDS encoding class I SAM-dependent methyltransferase translates to MNGAVATQAHAEEVARGERFEFGKNWSRFLAVLNDERIAEAEQSLRQMLELGPDGRLDGKRFLDIGSGSGLFSLAARRLGARVHSFDYDPHSVACTRELRRRYFADDAAWTVEEGSVLDADYVRSLGTFDVVYSWGVLHHTGQMWTAIEHATLPVAPGGRLFIAIYNKQPFLSGYWTGVKRVYNHAPAPAKALLHWGFFAFFATELLVADVLRGRSPLARYRGQERRGMSIYRDVADWVGGYPFEVASPEEIFRFLKPRGFSLQTLVTVAGKHGCNEFVFRRDA
- a CDS encoding class I SAM-dependent methyltransferase — encoded protein: MTGAHAAEIERGERFEFGKNWSRFLHVLDEDRIAEAERSLREMLDLGADGRLDGVRFLDIGSGSGLFSLAARRLGARVHSFDYDPHSVACTRELRRRYFADDAAWTVEEGSVLDADYVRSLGTFDVVYSWGVLHHTGQMWTALANAESAVAPGGRLFVAIYNHQIYWSSFYKRLKRAYVSAPRPGKWLIAGGFIAGQVVKGGVKDVLTLTNPARRYRLKRRERGMSMLHDWIDWVGGYPFEVAKPEEIFAFFRGRGYELRRLKTCGNGVGCNEFVFERASPAAPRGDR
- a CDS encoding glycosyltransferase, which codes for MSGGRIAFLIRSLGVGGAQRQLVELARGMHAAGRDVVVVTFYGGHALDAELERAGVRHVVVGKRDRWDVVGFGRRLLAVLRAERPAIVHGYLPDANLLLAVLRPLLRGARVVWGVRASSVDFSVYDRAARSLFAATRVAARAADLIICNSWVGAEFHAAQGYPAERMTVVPNGIDVCRFRPDPAAGVRARAEWGIDVDAPVIGLVGRWDAMKDHATFVRAAARLVSSCPATRFVFVGEGPAAYVDGVTALATELGVADRIKWSPPRRDVEAVYNALDLLTLCSRFGEGFPNVVGEAMACGTACVVTDVGDAARVVGDTGESVPIGDHAALADAWARSLRVARDADVRERCRERITANFDLASLLRNTEAALARLDAS